From Echinicola jeungdonensis, the proteins below share one genomic window:
- the rlmD gene encoding 23S rRNA (uracil(1939)-C(5))-methyltransferase RlmD, giving the protein MSRKMKNKVLENLTIERIASEGKSVAHYNGKVVFVQQVAPGDVVDVRVRKAKSSFMEADAIKIHEYSKDRVEPFCKHFGVCGGCKWQHINYDLQLSYKRQQVIDQFERIAKTPIPEVMPIIGSQETQYYRNKMDFTFSNNRWLTREEIDSGETFERNALGFHIPKRFDKIVDIEHCYLQGNLSNDVRNALRDFALKNNISFFDMIQQNGVLRNLIIRTSSTGEIMVIVQFGEDQPEEIQKVMQFLADTFPNITSLLYIINLKKNETFHDQDIHVFQGRDYIIEGMEDLEFRIGPKSFYQTNSEQAYQLYKVAREFAELKGDEVVYDLYTGTGTIANFVAKKAKQVIGIEYVEEAIEDAKLNSKINKLDNTLFYAGDMKDILNDDFIQKHQQPDVIITDPPRAGMHEDVVNMLLKLEAPKIVYVSCNPATQARDVALLGEKYQVDKVQPVDMFPQTYHVENVVLLTLNS; this is encoded by the coding sequence ATGTCGAGAAAGATGAAAAATAAGGTTTTGGAAAACCTTACTATCGAGCGGATTGCCTCTGAGGGCAAGAGTGTAGCACACTATAATGGAAAGGTGGTATTTGTACAGCAAGTGGCTCCTGGGGATGTTGTGGATGTAAGGGTAAGAAAGGCAAAAAGCAGCTTTATGGAGGCTGATGCCATCAAAATCCATGAGTACTCCAAAGACAGGGTGGAACCCTTCTGTAAGCATTTTGGAGTATGTGGGGGATGCAAATGGCAGCATATTAATTATGACCTTCAACTTTCTTACAAAAGGCAACAGGTGATTGATCAATTTGAAAGAATTGCCAAAACCCCAATTCCTGAGGTAATGCCCATAATAGGTTCTCAGGAAACCCAGTATTACCGCAATAAAATGGATTTCACCTTTTCCAACAACCGATGGTTAACTAGGGAGGAGATTGATTCAGGAGAAACCTTTGAACGAAATGCATTGGGATTTCATATCCCCAAGCGTTTTGATAAAATTGTTGATATTGAACATTGCTATCTTCAGGGCAATTTGTCCAATGATGTCAGAAATGCCTTAAGGGATTTTGCCCTTAAAAATAACATCTCCTTCTTTGATATGATCCAACAGAACGGAGTGTTAAGAAATCTAATCATCCGGACCAGCTCCACAGGGGAAATCATGGTCATTGTACAATTTGGGGAAGATCAACCGGAGGAAATTCAAAAGGTAATGCAATTCCTGGCAGACACATTTCCTAATATCACTTCTCTATTATATATCATCAACCTCAAAAAAAATGAAACCTTCCATGACCAGGACATCCATGTATTCCAGGGAAGGGATTATATCATAGAGGGAATGGAAGACTTAGAATTTAGGATAGGCCCTAAGTCCTTTTATCAGACCAATTCGGAGCAAGCATACCAACTGTATAAAGTAGCCCGGGAATTTGCAGAACTGAAGGGTGATGAAGTCGTTTATGACCTTTATACTGGAACTGGAACCATAGCAAATTTCGTTGCCAAAAAAGCTAAACAGGTCATAGGTATTGAATATGTGGAAGAGGCTATCGAAGATGCCAAACTTAACTCCAAGATTAATAAATTGGACAACACCCTCTTCTACGCCGGAGACATGAAGGACATCCTAAATGATGACTTTATCCAAAAGCATCAACAACCGGATGTTATAATCACCGACCCCCCAAGGGCAGGCATGCATGAGGATGTTGTTAATATGCTGCTAAAATTGGAAGCTCCCAAAATAGTCTATGTGAGCTGTAATCCAGCTACACAAGCCCGGGACGTGGCCTTGCTAGGGGAAAAATATCAAGTGGACAAAGTTCAGCCAGTGGACATGTTCCCCCAGACCTACCATGTAGAAAATGTTGTACTATTGACTTTAAATTCATAA
- a CDS encoding leucyl aminopeptidase family protein, whose protein sequence is MLTSIRLLHSPGNIPLKNGVVFLSGEDEVSQLPLDKEQQNFINQRLFKLNKQQVFWTNEKLQLLFVRPIQKKDASYQLEYSRKAGASSWKFLSDFSSPQVFFYGKSERLLLAFLEGLILSSYSFSKYKSKKKQVPDTLEVITDITEEHQIESLLASTLATFEARNLVNEPVIFLDAIRLGLEIERLGKTYGFTTETLDESQIASLRMAGLLAVNAGSEIPPTFTILKHKPKRQRFKKPIVLVGKGVVYDTGGLSLKPTLNSMDFMKADMAGAAAVIGAICAAAKLDLPVEVIGLIPATDNRPGFNAVTPGDVITFANGKSVEILNTDAEGRLILADALIYAQKYDPKLVIDLATLTGAAAGALGKEGAVMMAKAYEEDKSYLKRAGQEVFERLLEFPLWDEYGDQLKSEIADITNLGGATGGAITAGKFLEHFINYDWIHIDIAGPSFLKTGETYKPAGGTGFGVRLITQFLKNICN, encoded by the coding sequence ATGTTAACCTCCATAAGATTACTACACTCTCCCGGAAATATTCCTTTGAAAAATGGAGTAGTTTTTCTTTCCGGTGAGGATGAGGTGTCTCAACTACCATTAGATAAAGAACAGCAAAATTTTATAAACCAAAGGCTATTTAAACTGAATAAACAGCAAGTTTTTTGGACAAATGAAAAGCTTCAGCTTTTGTTCGTCCGGCCTATTCAAAAGAAAGATGCTTCCTATCAATTGGAATATTCCCGTAAAGCCGGTGCTTCCAGCTGGAAATTCCTTTCGGATTTCTCCAGCCCACAAGTATTCTTTTATGGCAAATCCGAAAGGTTGCTTCTAGCTTTCCTGGAAGGCTTAATTTTAAGTTCTTACTCCTTTTCTAAATATAAATCCAAGAAAAAACAAGTTCCGGACACCCTGGAAGTAATCACTGACATTACCGAAGAACACCAAATTGAATCGCTATTGGCAAGCACCCTGGCCACCTTTGAAGCAAGGAACCTTGTCAATGAACCGGTGATTTTTTTGGATGCGATTAGGTTAGGTTTGGAAATAGAAAGGCTGGGAAAGACCTACGGTTTCACTACCGAAACCTTGGATGAAAGCCAGATAGCCTCCCTAAGAATGGCTGGACTTCTGGCGGTAAATGCTGGTAGTGAAATCCCTCCTACATTTACCATTTTGAAACACAAACCTAAAAGGCAAAGATTCAAAAAGCCTATAGTTTTGGTCGGCAAAGGTGTAGTATATGATACCGGAGGTCTAAGCCTCAAACCTACACTAAATTCTATGGACTTCATGAAAGCAGACATGGCAGGCGCTGCTGCTGTCATCGGTGCCATCTGTGCCGCAGCCAAATTAGATTTACCTGTGGAAGTAATTGGTTTAATTCCTGCCACGGACAATCGCCCTGGATTTAATGCCGTTACTCCGGGTGATGTGATTACCTTTGCCAATGGAAAATCTGTCGAAATATTAAATACAGATGCTGAAGGAAGGCTGATTCTTGCCGATGCTTTGATTTATGCCCAAAAATACGATCCCAAACTAGTCATTGACTTGGCTACTTTAACCGGTGCCGCTGCAGGAGCCCTGGGAAAAGAAGGTGCAGTAATGATGGCCAAAGCCTATGAAGAAGACAAAAGTTACCTTAAAAGAGCCGGCCAGGAGGTTTTTGAAAGATTACTGGAATTCCCCTTATGGGATGAATATGGGGATCAACTTAAATCTGAAATTGCCGACATCACCAACCTGGGAGGGGCAACCGGCGGCGCAATTACCGCTGGTAAATTTTTGGAACATTTTATAAATTACGATTGGATCCA
- the greA gene encoding transcription elongation factor GreA, with the protein MGKIQYYTEEGLKRLKEELLELKTKGRQDIAKQIAEARDKGDLSENAEYDAAKDAQGLLELKISKLEEVVGNARVLDNSKMDTSKVGILSTVKIKNVKNGTTVAYTLVSEEEADLKSNKISLGSPFGKGLLGKKVGEIAQIKAPAGVIEFEILEINY; encoded by the coding sequence ATGGGAAAAATACAGTATTACACAGAAGAAGGGCTTAAAAGGTTGAAAGAGGAGCTTCTGGAATTGAAGACCAAGGGAAGGCAAGACATTGCAAAGCAGATAGCAGAAGCACGTGACAAGGGCGATTTGAGTGAGAATGCAGAGTATGATGCTGCTAAGGATGCCCAAGGACTTTTGGAATTAAAAATCTCCAAACTGGAGGAGGTAGTGGGAAATGCCCGTGTATTGGATAATTCTAAGATGGACACCTCCAAGGTGGGGATTCTCAGTACCGTTAAGATAAAAAATGTAAAAAACGGTACAACTGTTGCCTATACTTTGGTTTCTGAGGAAGAAGCTGATTTGAAATCCAATAAAATATCTTTGGGTTCCCCATTTGGAAAAGGTCTATTAGGAAAGAAAGTTGGGGAGATTGCCCAAATCAAAGCCCCGGCAGGAGTGATAGAATTTGAAATATTAGAGATTAACTATTAA
- a CDS encoding SDR family oxidoreductase, producing the protein MIIKDKVVIVTGATSGIGEACAIVFGRAGAKVAITGRNQDKLDRTLLNLQKEGIDCFGIKADAGKAEDNKAMAEAVLGHFGKIDILINNAGISMRALFEELEMEVFHQVMDTNFWGTVYATKFCLPEILKNKGTIVGVSSINGYRGTPARTAYTASKYAMNGFLEALRTEVMKRGVHVLVACPGFTSSNIRQNALTANGNAQGASPREEGEMMSAEDVAEHILKATRKKKRDLVLTREGKLAVFLNKWIPGIMDGIVYRHMAKEKDSPFK; encoded by the coding sequence ATGATAATAAAGGACAAAGTAGTCATTGTTACAGGTGCCACTTCGGGTATCGGAGAGGCCTGTGCAATAGTTTTTGGTAGGGCAGGAGCTAAGGTTGCCATTACTGGGAGAAACCAGGATAAATTGGATAGAACCTTGTTGAATTTGCAAAAAGAAGGGATTGATTGCTTTGGAATAAAAGCCGATGCAGGAAAAGCGGAGGATAATAAAGCCATGGCTGAAGCTGTCCTGGGCCATTTTGGAAAGATTGATATTTTGATAAATAATGCGGGGATTTCCATGCGGGCTTTGTTTGAAGAATTGGAAATGGAAGTGTTTCATCAGGTGATGGATACCAATTTTTGGGGTACCGTGTATGCGACCAAATTTTGCCTACCTGAAATTTTGAAAAATAAGGGGACTATTGTAGGTGTATCCTCCATCAATGGGTACCGGGGTACACCAGCAAGAACTGCTTATACAGCCAGTAAATATGCTATGAACGGTTTCCTGGAAGCCTTAAGGACTGAAGTGATGAAGAGAGGGGTACATGTATTGGTGGCTTGTCCTGGTTTTACATCTTCTAATATCCGGCAAAATGCACTTACGGCCAATGGGAATGCACAGGGAGCCTCGCCCAGGGAAGAAGGAGAAATGATGTCTGCAGAAGATGTGGCTGAGCATATTTTGAAAGCAACCCGCAAGAAAAAAAGGGACTTGGTACTTACCAGGGAGGGAAAGCTAGCCGTTTTTTTAAACAAATGGATACCAGGCATCATGGACGGTATTGTATATAGGCATATGGCCAAAGAAAAAGATTCTCCCTTTAAGTAA
- a CDS encoding NAD(P)-dependent oxidoreductase, giving the protein MRILITDVMHESIVPLLEAAGYQADYQPEISRKGIEEIIGGYEGIIIRSKTNLDESLLDKAGRLKFIGRAGAGLDKVDLDYVQKRGVQLFHAPEGNRDAVGEQAIGMLLSLFNHIPKADGEVRKGIWDREGNRGEELSGKTVGIFGYGNMGQALAKKLKGFGVKVLAYDKYKMSYGDEYAQEAKFEQIQQEADILSVHVPLTAETKGYFTMDILEGFKKPFYLINTARGKVVSMAVLNQALGRGILKGAVLDVLENEKLHTFTADEKDNFQELIARSNVIFSPHVAGWTFQSYEKINKVLVGKIKARFPG; this is encoded by the coding sequence ATGAGGATATTGATTACGGATGTCATGCATGAAAGCATTGTTCCATTACTGGAAGCAGCCGGATACCAAGCAGATTATCAACCTGAAATTTCCCGAAAGGGCATTGAGGAAATAATTGGAGGTTATGAAGGGATTATCATCCGATCCAAAACAAATTTGGATGAGTCATTATTGGATAAGGCTGGCCGCTTGAAATTTATAGGCCGTGCCGGTGCAGGTTTGGATAAAGTTGACTTGGATTATGTACAAAAAAGAGGTGTTCAGCTTTTTCATGCCCCAGAAGGAAACCGGGATGCAGTTGGAGAGCAGGCTATTGGTATGTTGTTGTCTCTTTTTAACCATATCCCCAAAGCGGATGGAGAAGTAAGGAAGGGCATCTGGGACCGGGAAGGAAATAGAGGGGAAGAGCTATCCGGAAAGACAGTTGGAATTTTTGGATATGGAAATATGGGGCAAGCCCTTGCCAAAAAATTAAAAGGCTTTGGTGTTAAAGTGCTGGCTTATGACAAATATAAAATGAGCTATGGGGATGAATATGCCCAAGAAGCCAAGTTTGAACAAATCCAGCAAGAAGCCGACATTCTCAGCGTCCATGTGCCTCTTACTGCTGAAACCAAGGGATATTTTACCATGGATATTTTGGAAGGATTTAAAAAACCATTTTATCTGATCAATACTGCCAGGGGAAAGGTGGTTTCAATGGCTGTTTTGAATCAAGCCTTGGGTCGGGGAATCCTGAAAGGAGCCGTCCTGGATGTATTGGAAAATGAAAAGCTCCATACTTTTACTGCGGATGAAAAGGATAATTTCCAAGAGTTGATAGCAAGATCCAATGTGATTTTTAGTCCACATGTTGCGGGTTGGACTTTTCAATCCTATGAAAAAATCAACAAGGTGTTGGTTGGAAAAATTAAAGCCAGGTTCCCCGGGTGA
- the rsmA gene encoding 16S rRNA (adenine(1518)-N(6)/adenine(1519)-N(6))-dimethyltransferase RsmA — protein MEKVRPKKHLGQHFLTDLSIAEKIAASVTGHQGVRKVLEIGPGMGVLTDFLIKGGWDLKLIDIDKESIAYLHKKYPELSENIIEADFLRYDLGKIMGGDYIIAGNFPYNISSQIFFKVLENRDQVLEVVCMLQKEVAKRIASPKGNKDYGILSVFLQAYFDIDYLFSVPPGVFSPPPKVDSGVIRLTRNGVAVLDCDEKLFFRVVKMGFGTRRKTLRNALKSLNLSDELKKDPVFDKRAEQLSVSEFISLTNKLQASWKQ, from the coding sequence ATGGAAAAGGTCAGACCAAAAAAGCACCTGGGGCAACATTTTCTCACAGATCTAAGCATAGCAGAGAAAATTGCTGCTTCGGTGACTGGGCATCAGGGAGTTCGCAAAGTTTTGGAGATTGGGCCTGGAATGGGAGTGTTGACTGATTTCCTTATCAAAGGAGGATGGGATTTGAAATTGATAGATATTGATAAAGAATCCATAGCTTATCTCCATAAAAAGTATCCTGAACTTTCTGAAAATATTATTGAGGCCGATTTTTTAAGATATGATCTTGGGAAGATCATGGGAGGGGATTATATCATTGCCGGCAACTTTCCCTACAACATCTCTTCCCAAATATTCTTTAAAGTATTAGAAAACAGGGACCAGGTATTGGAAGTGGTTTGCATGTTACAAAAAGAGGTTGCCAAAAGGATTGCTTCCCCAAAAGGAAATAAGGATTATGGCATACTGAGTGTGTTTTTGCAGGCCTATTTTGATATCGATTATTTATTTTCAGTTCCTCCCGGAGTATTTTCCCCACCACCCAAAGTGGACAGTGGTGTAATCAGATTGACCAGGAATGGGGTTGCAGTTTTGGATTGTGATGAAAAGTTGTTTTTTAGAGTAGTGAAGATGGGGTTTGGAACCAGAAGAAAAACGCTTCGCAATGCCTTGAAATCATTAAATCTTTCCGATGAATTAAAAAAAGACCCCGTTTTTGACAAAAGAGCCGAACAATTGAGTGTGTCGGAGTTTATTTCTCTCACCAATAAATTACAAGCGTCTTGGAAACAGTAA
- the mgtE gene encoding magnesium transporter gives METVKVFELSKEYLESLRESIEIEDNNFIQQSLDGANEADVASLLDELDIEEALYVLRVLDHEFAADVLIELDEETQFKAVQEMESTELASLMDHMDSDDAVDILNQLVLKDREEVISYLQEKEKSAHILDLLRYEEGSAGGLMAKELIKANLNWTVIQTIDEIRRQAENVEKIYSIYVVDNKEKLLGRVGLKKIILSSSQTRIADIYEGDIVSVPTYMDEEEIAEIMRKYDLEAIPVVNAKDKLVGRITVDDILDVIREQTEEDMHAMTGITDDVEESDSVFRLSKARLPWLLIGIIGGLLGAKIIGVFEEGLNKYIALASFIPLITATGGNVGIQSSSLVVQTLAAKSIFAESIGRRFAKVLLVAILNGLVLGFVVLCTIVFIYGYDVGFGLVVGLALFSVVLLASFMGTLTPIVLDKIGINPAMASGPFITTANDLLGLAVYFLVAMMLLNL, from the coding sequence TTGGAAACAGTAAAAGTTTTTGAACTCTCCAAGGAATACCTGGAATCCCTCAGGGAGAGTATAGAGATAGAGGATAATAATTTCATCCAACAATCCCTCGATGGGGCCAATGAGGCGGATGTAGCCTCCCTTTTGGATGAATTGGATATTGAAGAGGCCTTGTACGTGCTCCGGGTTTTGGACCATGAGTTTGCTGCTGATGTGCTGATTGAACTGGATGAGGAAACCCAGTTTAAAGCAGTTCAGGAAATGGAATCAACTGAATTGGCATCCTTAATGGATCATATGGATTCCGATGATGCGGTGGACATCCTGAACCAATTGGTGTTAAAAGACCGGGAAGAAGTCATTAGCTACCTTCAAGAGAAAGAAAAATCTGCCCATATTCTTGATCTTCTGCGCTATGAGGAAGGTAGTGCTGGTGGATTGATGGCCAAAGAGCTTATCAAAGCCAATTTGAATTGGACCGTAATACAGACCATCGATGAAATCAGAAGGCAAGCGGAGAATGTTGAGAAAATCTACTCTATTTATGTGGTAGATAATAAAGAAAAGCTACTGGGCAGGGTAGGCCTTAAAAAGATCATTTTATCCTCCTCCCAAACTAGGATTGCGGATATATATGAAGGTGATATCGTGTCAGTTCCTACTTACATGGATGAGGAGGAGATTGCTGAGATCATGCGGAAATATGATCTGGAAGCCATACCCGTTGTTAATGCAAAAGATAAACTGGTAGGGAGGATTACAGTGGATGATATCCTGGATGTGATCCGTGAACAGACCGAAGAGGATATGCATGCCATGACCGGTATTACAGATGATGTGGAAGAGTCTGATTCCGTATTCCGGCTTTCCAAAGCAAGATTGCCCTGGTTGCTTATTGGAATAATAGGAGGTCTCTTGGGGGCGAAGATCATTGGAGTTTTTGAAGAAGGTCTTAATAAATACATTGCTTTGGCCAGCTTTATTCCCCTCATAACAGCCACCGGGGGAAATGTGGGTATTCAATCTTCTTCCCTGGTGGTACAAACACTTGCGGCGAAATCAATATTTGCAGAAAGCATTGGAAGGAGGTTTGCCAAAGTGCTTTTAGTGGCCATTCTCAATGGGTTGGTGTTAGGTTTTGTAGTGCTGTGCACCATAGTTTTTATTTATGGTTATGATGTGGGATTTGGGCTGGTAGTAGGCTTAGCCTTATTTAGTGTAGTATTACTTGCTTCCTTTATGGGGACCTTAACTCCCATCGTATTGGATAAAATAGGAATAAATCCTGCGATGGCCTCAGGACCCTTTATTACTACTGCAAATGATTTACTGGGTTTGGCCGTTTATTTCCTTGTGGCCATGATGCTTTTGAATCTTTGA
- a CDS encoding HIT family protein: protein MASIFTKIINREIPGHIVAEDDNFIAFLDIMPLVKGHVLVVPKKEVDYIFDLEDDHLSGLHIFAKRVAKAIDKTISCTRVGVAVIGLEVPHVHVHLVPMNSMGDINFSRPKLKLSEEELKSIAEKISNAVEL from the coding sequence ATGGCAAGCATATTTACTAAAATCATCAATCGAGAAATTCCCGGCCATATTGTTGCCGAGGATGACAATTTTATCGCTTTTTTGGATATCATGCCTTTGGTAAAAGGTCATGTTTTGGTGGTCCCTAAAAAAGAGGTCGATTATATTTTTGACCTGGAAGATGACCATTTATCGGGACTCCATATTTTTGCCAAGAGAGTGGCCAAAGCCATTGATAAGACCATTTCCTGTACAAGAGTGGGAGTGGCAGTGATTGGTCTGGAAGTACCTCATGTTCACGTGCATTTGGTGCCCATGAACAGTATGGGAGATATTAATTTTAGCAGGCCCAAACTGAAATTAAGTGAGGAAGAATTGAAAAGTATCGCAGAAAAAATAAGTAATGCTGTGGAACTTTAA